The following proteins come from a genomic window of Trifolium pratense cultivar HEN17-A07 linkage group LG4, ARS_RC_1.1, whole genome shotgun sequence:
- the LOC123924788 gene encoding uncharacterized protein LOC123924788 encodes MFKFSCFHVNVQGNKTKKIAQPSSEEMSKALRDSSKKLVSKDLSTPTSLNSSPSKQHSHKLMNVSENDILDQDSVERIGRLEDMNSKFLTELDRKVHQIGRLRKSQSDSELCQGITEGDHDDMGFSKSHHDSPNSIGSPNDQSKTDSNFEFQVIPGRCNDSSLFSIGDLTPSEKDAREISDTPLSVDHAGDSAGRNSGPNTPSLRKSCSLPNIVASMLTSGNKHDFKHASALSRSSDDLCALSLRKKEVFINESYDQIRETQESIMEKTEDNHMDRYFDDGFDSHLLSGVPKDWTRPITDDISDAEPLQGDSSIESPNMNFSFKRIEDWVSSLQDCEPPPEDIIELPESVVDPVVDVNTANAVAASVVDHKITPGMEAAKRYISSLTANATTAQLANHGLVVIPFLSAFVSLKVLNLSGNAIARITAGTLPRGLHTLNLSKNNISTIEGLRELTRLRVLDLSYNRILRIGHGLASCSSLKELYLAGNKIGEVEGLHRLLKLSILDLRFNKISTAKCLGQLAANYNSLLAINLEGNPCQKNVGDEQIKKYLQGLLPHLVYYNRQPFKANGLKDGADRAVRLGMNSQQFDRSLRVDRKSSRKGSSSSRRPSSTSSPKVSTPKASKGKQAHLPPIRTKPSIQTRSHFNSPNKLNSDNFMRKSHSEGTLLGAL; translated from the exons ATGTTTAAATTTTCTTGTTTTCATGTTAATGTCCAAGGCAACAAAACAAAG AAAATAGCTCAACCTTCTTCTGAAGAAATGTCGAAAGCTTTGCGTGATAGTTCCAAAAAGCTAGTTAGTAAAGATTTGTCTACCCCTACGAGCTTAAATTCGTCACCTTCAAAACAACATTCACATAAGCTAATGAATGTTTCCGAGAATGATATTCTTGACCAGGATTCAGTAGAGCGCATTGGTAGGTTAGAGGATATGAATAGCAAGTTTCTCACTGAACTTGACAGAAAAGTCCACCAAATTGGGCGTCTCAGGAAAAGTCAGTCGGATAGTGAGCTTTGCCAAGGGATAACTGAGGGTGATCATGATGATATGGGGTTTTCCAAGAGCCACCATGACTCACCAAATTCAATAGGCAGCCCTAATGATCAATCTAAAACGGATTCGAACTTTGAGTTTCAAGTCATTCCTGGCCGTTGCAATGATAGCTCACTTTTTTCAATAGGAGATCTGACGCCTTCGGAGAAAGATGCTCGTGAAATTTCTGATACTCCATTATCCGTCGATCATGCCGGTGACTCTGCTGGCCGGAATTCTGGTCCCAATACACCATCTTTAAGGAAGTCGTGTTCCTTGCCCAATATCGTTGCTTCTATGCTTACTTCTGGAAATAAACATGATTTTAAACATGCATCAGCATTGTCAAGATCTTCTGATGATCTTTGCGCTTTAAGCTTGAGGAAGAAAGAGGTATTCATCAACGAGTCTTATGATCAAATTAGGGAAACTCAAGAAAGTATCATGGAAAAAACTGAAGATAATCATATGGACAGATACTTTGACGATGGTTTTGATTCGCATCTTCTTTCTGGTGTACCAAAAGACTGGACAAGACCGATTACAGACGATATAAGTGATGCAGAACCTCTTCAAGGAGATTCCTCGATTGAATCTCCTAACATGAATTTTAGCTTTAAGCGGATTGAGGATTGGGTAAGCAGTTTGCAGGACTGCGAACCACCTCCAGAGGATATAATTGAATTGCCTGAATCTGTTGTTGATCCAGTAGTTGATGTTAACACCGCAAATGCTGTGGCTGCTTCAGTTGTGGATCATAAGATCACTCCGGGAATGGAAGCCGCTAAAAGATATATATCTTCATTGACTGCCAATGCCACTACGGCTCAGCTGGCAAATCATGGGCTGGTTGTGATCCCCTTTTTGAGTGCATTTGTGAGTTTGAAGGTGCTCAATTTGTCTGGAAATGCAATTG CAAGAATAACTGCCGGTACTCTTCCTCGAGGACTTCACACattgaatttgtcaaaaaacaatATTTCCACTATAGAGGGATTACGTGAACTTACACGGCTTCGTGTCCTGGACCTCAGCTACAACCGTATACTAAGAATTGGACACG GTTTGGCATCATGTTCTTCTCTAAAGGAGCTGTACCTTGCTGGAAACAAGATCGGTGAAGTGGAGGGTCTGCACCGCCTGTTGAAACTAAGTATCTTGGATCTTCGTTTTAACAAGATTTCAACTGCTAAATGTCTTGGACAACTTGCAGCCAACTACAATTCTTTGCTAGCTATCAACTTGGAAGGTAACCCTTGCCAGAAAAACGTCGGAGAtgaacaaattaagaaatatcTGCAAGGCCTACTTCCCCATCTTGTCTACTACAATCGGCAGCCGTTCAAAGCAAACGGTTTGAAGGACGGTGCAGATCGTGCAGTTCGATTAGGAATGAATTCACAACAGTTTGATCGCAGTCTTAGAGTGGATCGCAAGTCTTCAAGGAAGGGGTCATCATCTTCTCGGAGGCCATCATCTACGTCCTCACCAAAAGTGTCCACGCCAAAAGCGTCCAAAGGAAAACAAGCCCACCTCCCACCTATCAGAACCAAACCATCAATCCAAACTCGCTCTCATTTTAACTCACCCAACAAATTGAATTCGGACAACTTCATGCGCAAAAGTCACAGCGAGGGCACTCTTCTTGGAGCTTTGTAA